DNA sequence from the Vicia villosa cultivar HV-30 ecotype Madison, WI linkage group LG3, Vvil1.0, whole genome shotgun sequence genome:
CCATCAAGCATCATGTTAATATCAATAAGATCATCCATTGCTGGAGTCAATGAAGAATCTTGAAAAAACAtggcaaaaagaaaaaatatcaatCAAACAATAATGTATGATGAAATATGAACAAAACTGAGTAACACAAATACAATTAGAACCTTAATTCAAAACCCTAAGGCCGAACCCTAATGTAGAACAAAactcaacaacaaaatcaaatacTCAAACAATTTATTCTCAAAACTCAAGcaatataaagaacaaatcaaATACTCAAACAATTTAGGTCAAAATTGTGTTCGAAATTGAAACAGAAAGAACCTCAATTCAAAATCCTGAAACCCTAATGAAAATAATACTCATCAAGATAATCATCCTCTCAGACATTTTTTATCACAACTCAAGCAATATAAACAACAAATCAAATACTCAAACTGTTTCGGTCAAAATTTTATAACATCATTGAAACAGGGTCAAGAACAATTCCGAAATCACAACATTTTATGTGAAAATTGATACCAGGTAAAGGAGTATTCAGTATATCAAACGTGCAAACATTGTAAACAATAGGCGaacaaaaataagaaatataagaGTTTGGAAACATTACACGATTGTAGTACTAGTAGTAGGCTTGAAGTCTTGAACAAATCACACTAACATAAATGATTCAAACACTCATGCAAGGAACCACTGTGTCTCGATCGGAATTTGGGAAGAAGAAACCCTAGGAGACGGAATAAAAGAGTGAGAGACGAGAGAGaggaaaaaaatgatgaaataaaaaaactaaataatttaTATGCATGCTTACCGGGTATCCGTTGGATAAATGGTCTGGTTCTTTGTTCTGGATACGAATTAAAATTATATTCATTACCAGACCAACATTCGTTTCGGTCGGTCCAATTGTCCGGTTCCATTGGACCAGTTCCTGGATGAATTTCGATTCTTCAACTCCATTTACGGCCCTAATCACGTGGCAAAACAATTATCTTTCATACATATTTTtctgataaaataataataataataataataataataataataataataataataataataataataataataataaaagaggaAGGTTCACAAATGGCGGGAAGGATCGGCCGAAGAAGATTTGGCGGGAAACAGAAAACCTACAAAGCTGCTCCACAGAACATAACCGCTACGAACTCCgatatccatttccatttcccACTCACAACTCACCGATTCCACAATGGTTGGCCCCCAATACGATTTACTGGCAAACCCCCTCGGTGTCGTCAGATCCACCTTCGACACCGCCATATCCTCCGGTTCCGATCCCACCTCCTTAAACGGCCGCGACTGGGGCGCCATCGATCTCTTCCGCCACTTCCTTTCCGACCAATCGCAACTCTCTCAGGTAACCTCCACTTTCTTCTCTTCCAGCATTAAACCCTAATTGTTCATTTTGACTAAACCCTATGATCTATTAGGTTCCGCTTCTCACCCCAGCTACAATCAAGTACGTCAAGCCCAATACTCTTGTTCGATTCCGTGGGATGATTCAGGACATGCTGGGAAATGAATTTTATGTTGGCACTTTCAAGGtagcttttttatttttattttttttatctctctttaTTGTTTGAATTGCTTGCTTAATTGAAGATTGATTTTgggtatatgaatttttattgaaGGATGGTTCCGTGTGGAGGACCAATAAGTTTACGGATTTTGCTCAATATCCTATTCCGGCGGGTTCCTCTGTTGATACGCAGATCTGGGAGCGTAGATTACTTTACTGTGTTCCGGTGAGCTTTTGATTTCTAGGTTTTTTCTCGTGCCACTTTAGATTTTTTCCCTAGGATTAACATTTATTTGTGCATAGATTCCGGGACTGAGTCCTTGGGCGGAATATACGCCAGATACAGTTGCCGATGTATCTATGGATTGTACATCAGATCAAAGAGAAAAACGGAGGAGAGGAGATGACGAGTCATCTGACATGCATGTATATTCCTGCTAACCCTgacatttgattttttttggattaatTTGGAGTTTATTATTCAACTTTCTCACTGACTGTTCATTTGCAGGTTGAAAACGACGAGGTCGTCGAGGTTTCTCCTAACTCTAAAAGAATGGTATGAATTTCTCTCATCCAATTCCAATTATGTGTTATGAATTTGATTGATAGAAAATTATCATCGAAGAATTGTCTTTTTGGATATATTGTTTAGAGTTCTTAGAAATTAttgttcatttttttaatttctgtttACAGACTTTTGATCCCTTTAGACCCTCAAATCTTCAATATTCTATTTAGTTTACAAGTTATGATTTTTGAAATCACAAGCAGTTTATTTAGTGTTCTATTCAGTTTACATGTTCTGATTTATGGAATCATGAGTAGTTTATTTAGTACTCTATTCAGTTTGTAACTTAAGTGTTATGATTTGTACTGAATAACTGACTGATATTAGATCTAGTGGTGTTTTGCCAGTTTATGTTTTGAATATGCTTAATAGTTGATTAAGTACTATTTTGTAACTACTTCAGTTTGATAATTGGTTCAACCTTCTACTTTTGTTTCTTAAAGaattgttttctctatttgttttATAGAGAGAAGGCGAACACCCTTCCCTTGCACCTCAACCTCAGGGTGCTGTGCCCGAGACTGCCAGCTCTTGTACGAGTTTAGTGCCTGGTCTCAATGGCAACTCTTCTAGTTGTATTGTGAAGGTAAGATTTATTGTCTTCAGGTTTTAGATTGCTATGATACAGGTTAACTTTTTTTCACTTAATTTCATGGAATTATATCATATCTATTTCCTCATTTTCCTCTGATGCCATGCCAGATATATGATACACCAGAGTCCGAACTGAGACTGAATGACATTTTTGAATTTGTGGGTATCCTTACATCTGATCTAGAGCTTCAGGACGACTGTGAAGATAGGGATTTATTGAATGGACTTAGTGAAGATCCCTTGCATCATTTCCCACCTAACAAGGTATGTATAAATCATCACCCCAGGGGGCACTTGGTCAATGAGAATAGTAAGAGGCTTGCATGTGGCTGTTCCAATTGAATTTGCCATAAAAGAAGTTTAAATATGCAGTTGTATATATAGTTCCCATGTTCTCTTAGCATCTGGTTTATAAATTGTAACATGCTTGTTTGCAATTTTCTCTTCTATGTCGCAGGTACCACGGCTTCATTGTCTTATTCACAGGAAACTTTCAACTTTGGACTTCCTTCAGAAGACACCTATTATAGAGGTACACACCCAAATGGATTTATTCACAATTAAATGCTTTATATTTTGCAATTAACATCTTGAAGTGGGATAGTTCGTAACCTTAAAAACACCTTGATAAAGAAAATGTTCTTGACATCACAGCTAAAACCTGACTTGGTCAAAGGTATCAGGGAGTCTTTGCTAAAATATCTCTCAGCTGTTCTAGGCAATGATGATGTAGCTGCTCATTTCATGTTGTTACATCTCCTATCCAAGGTATGCAGTTCTTACTAGATTATCCCCTTCTATCTTTTCAAGCATTGTAAATGATTTGGGTATTGTTTGTCTCACATGTTAGTCATTTTATACATCACTGTTCCTTTCCCCTCCACTCTTGATAGTGTTTGTATTAGGATCAATTTGCTTTTGACCAGGTGCAAGCCAGGGTAGATGCTATTGCTGTTGGAAAGTTTTCAGTAAATTTTACTTGTTTTAACAAAGAAAGTGCGTCTATATTTGGAAAGCAACTAAACCTTGCCGTCAAAAACCTTGTGCCTTTCACACATTGCATACCCCTTACAGTGGAATACTTGAACACTGCTTCTCTCgctccaaaaaaaaattatgataaaaataGGTATGTGTTCATATTTGATAATCTTTCTGATCATGGACTTACTAGTATACAGATATATTTACAAGTTTGTGTCAATGCTCCAGATTAGAAACTGGAGTCTTGCAACTAGCTGAAGGTTCTCATTTGATTGTTGATGAGACAAAATTAGAAGCTGGAACTCTCAATTCTGTCGGTGTAGAGAATGCCAGTTTGCTGAAAAATTTAATGGAAAATCAAAAGGTAATCTTTTTGCATGGTCAAGCTTTCTATTTTACGTTGAATTTTCATTCCTGAGACAAATTTCTCTGCACTCTGAATATTGTTTCTTGTTAAAAAATACTTTCCATTTTCTATTAATTACTTTTCAAAGATGACGCTTACATACCCTCTGTATGCATTTCAGGTGGATTATgatttcaagtactataaaatgGAAATGGCAACTGATGTCCAACTGCTAGTTTTGTCTGAAGGGAAATCAAATATCTTGCCAGCTGATGTAATTGTACCTATCCGGCCTTCTGCAACCAATTGCTCAGAAGCTGTTTCAGCAGAAACTTTGGAAGCTTGGAGGTGGTATTTAGGTACTGTTAGACAATTGCCACACTGCATGGAATCAGGA
Encoded proteins:
- the LOC131655560 gene encoding mini-chromosome maintenance complex-binding protein-like isoform X2, which produces MVGPQYDLLANPLGVVRSTFDTAISSGSDPTSLNGRDWGAIDLFRHFLSDQSQLSQVPLLTPATIKYVKPNTLVRFRGMIQDMLGNEFYVGTFKDGSVWRTNKFTDFAQYPIPAGSSVDTQIWERRLLYCVPIPGLSPWAEYTPDTVADVSMDCTSDQREKRRRGDDESSDMHVENDEVVEVSPNSKRMREGEHPSLAPQPQGAVPETASSCTSLVPGLNGNSSSCIVKIYDTPESELRLNDIFEFVGILTSDLELQDDCEDRDLLNGLSEDPLHHFPPNKVPRLHCLIHRKLSTLDFLQKTPIIELKPDLVKGIRESLLKYLSAVLGNDDVAAHFMLLHLLSKVQARVDAIAVGKFSVNFTCFNKESASIFGKQLNLAVKNLVPFTHCIPLTVEYLNTASLAPKKNYDKNRLETGVLQLAEGSHLIVDETKLEAGTLNSVGVENASLLKNLMENQKVDYDFKYYKMEMATDVQLLVLSEGKSNILPADVIVPIRPSATNCSEAVSAETLEAWRWYLGTVRQLPHCMESGMEKMVESDLVDAIQADRSLSIQDFSRWLTMGRLMSLSYGETSMSLEHWQMARELERLRRERLK
- the LOC131655560 gene encoding mini-chromosome maintenance complex-binding protein-like isoform X1, producing MVGPQYDLLANPLGVVRSTFDTAISSGSDPTSLNGRDWGAIDLFRHFLSDQSQLSQVPLLTPATIKYVKPNTLVRFRGMIQDMLGNEFYVGTFKDGSVWRTNKFTDFAQYPIPAGSSVDTQIWERRLLYCVPIPGLSPWAEYTPDTVADVSMDCTSDQREKRRRGDDESSDMHVENDEVVEVSPNSKRMREGEHPSLAPQPQGAVPETASSCTSLVPGLNGNSSSCIVKIYDTPESELRLNDIFEFVGILTSDLELQDDCEDRDLLNGLSEDPLHHFPPNKVPRLHCLIHRKLSTLDFLQKTPIIELKPDLVKGIRESLLKYLSAVLGNDDVAAHFMLLHLLSKDQFAFDQVQARVDAIAVGKFSVNFTCFNKESASIFGKQLNLAVKNLVPFTHCIPLTVEYLNTASLAPKKNYDKNRLETGVLQLAEGSHLIVDETKLEAGTLNSVGVENASLLKNLMENQKVDYDFKYYKMEMATDVQLLVLSEGKSNILPADVIVPIRPSATNCSEAVSAETLEAWRWYLGTVRQLPHCMESGMEKMVESDLVDAIQADRSLSIQDFSRWLTMGRLMSLSYGETSMSLEHWQMARELERLRRERLK